A genomic window from Passer domesticus isolate bPasDom1 chromosome Z, bPasDom1.hap1, whole genome shotgun sequence includes:
- the LOC135290756 gene encoding uncharacterized protein LOC135290756 gives MATETDGNCAICQDTWDEVVSAQPCGHHFCRGCILQWAQINPVCPLCRRAVETVGFSDNAGESLEIVITAPEQLPVARSSAGRAPGGQDENSPHGPVQAHPSSPQETAARAVGGVLPEVWAQLFRRRRELLDPVRTWLRQRTETMFGDRWWLAESCIRYVLCVYGPDQEIMIQSLQGILEEHTVPLIQDIIDIIVRHCSSGAQRLLHSHAAADENDSPAASSTSSSSSSSSSSSSSSPNNLSSSSSSSQVGTQASSSSAVSVEEEAITGDTAQPRGHSHPPSVTMSTGQDEPQEEPEQEMVMLAGPSAQSSRPGSPGPWHPPKRRAPDPQDSPSTCKKSPHQQN, from the coding sequence ATGGCCACAGAGACCGATGGCAACTGTGCCATCTGCCAGGACACCTGGGATGAGGTGGtttctgctcagccctgtggcCACCATTTCTGCCGGGGCTGCATCCTGCAGTGGGCACAGATAAATCCTGTGTGCCCACTCTGCAGAAGAGCAGTAGAGACTGTCGGGTTTTCTGACAATGCAGGAGAGTCTCTGGAGATTGTCATCACAGCCCCTGAGCAGCTGCCAGTGGCCAGGAGCTCAGCAGGGAGAGCTCCTGGTGGCCAGGACGAGAACAGCCCCCATGGCCCCGTGCAGGCCCATCCCTCTTCTCCTCAGGagacagcagccagagctgtcgGCGGTGTCCTGCCCGAGGTCTGGGCACAGCTTTTCCGTCGGCGACGGGAACTTCTGGACCCTGTGCGGACTTGGCTGCGCCAAAGGACGGAGACCATGTTCGGGGACCGGTGGTGGCTGGCAGAGAGCTGCATCCGGTATGTGCTCTGTGTGTATGGGCCAGACCAGGAAATCATGATCCAGAGTTTGCAGGGCATCCTGGAGGAACACACTGTGCCACTGATCCAGGACATCATCGACATCATTGTGAGACACTGCAGCTCAGgggcccagaggctgctgcactCTCACGCTGCCGCAGATGAGAATGacagcccagcagccagcagcacttccagctcctccagctccagctcctcctccagctcctccagccccaacaacctgagctccagctcctctaGCTCTCAGGTGGGGACtcaagccagcagcagctctgcagtctcTGTGGAGGAGGAAGCCATCACAGGAgacactgcccagcccaggggtcACAGCCACCCCCCAAGTGTCACCATGTCCACAGGACAGGATGAGCCCCAGGAGGAGCCAGAGCAGGAGATGGTGATGTTGGCAGGTCcctctgcccagagcagcaggccCGGATCCCCTGGTCCTTGGCATCCCCCCAAGAGAAGAGCCCCTGACCCCCAGGACTCTCCCTCTACCTGCAAGAAATCCCCCCACCAACAAAACTAA